CATTGCAAAAAGACAATAGAAAACCAGAAGGAGCCGATGGGAAGTAATTCTCTACATACTGGGTTCCCTCATTGCTTAACAATGGTGTGATTGTAATTCAGCATGTTACCTCCCTTGCACTCAGTCAACGAAGAAATACTCGCAATGTATATCAAGACACTTCTTAAAATCACAATGTAGAAAAGATGGATACTCTGATGGGAGTAATATCTACACTTTGACTTCTTCCATCCTTTTCATGGACTCTCAGTTATTACAAACGCAAACCGCTCCTTAACAGGGGGATGGCAGAGACTTATTTCAAGATGCTTTGCGATAAGTAGCGGCCATCTGGACAAAGATTTGGATAGACTCATAACCCTTAGTTATCAGACACACAGATGCCATACAGCTTgacaaatgtatatatatatatatctatatcagTGATTATCACAATTACAATTGAGCTGTAAAGTACTGTGTGACCACATCCTATATACTTTAGGTGTCCATGCAGTGGAGGTGCAGATAAGCAGTTTCCTCCATGATTCAATTTCTAAAATTGCACAAACTCAACATCTACCCACCGTCATTTGCTGGTGAGTTTTTCTACCCTGTTGTCATCAAATCTGCAATTTTATTGCAAATGCTTGTCTTTTCGCTACACAAAGACCACTGACATGAAATAGTTTCAGACTCACGGGGGCCTCACTCCAGTGGAGAGTGCATGTTGCTGGAGATGCTCATGGGATCTACGAGAGCCATCACGTCTCATCATCGATTCTCCTCAACAGTCACGACTCAGCAAAACAATTCCTGTTGATTGTTGCCTTCCAAGGTGTGtcctagtttggttgctatatCCAAGTACAGCCAGCAGACATTGCTGACTGAAAGAACGATTGGATGGGAAACTGTATTTGGTTGGATATGGGTTGGGATGAGAGTTTGTGCTAGTTGTGGAAATTGGGGTGAAGGTTGGGTGAGGAGTGCTTCACGTCATTTGACTGAAAAGCCTTTTCATATGAGACACGTTTTGTGCAAATAATCCAAGCAACGTATAATCAATATTAACTCATAATGTCTCTGAATAAACCCTTGCACACCAACTGAGAAAATGCCAGATGGATTTATTcatcaattatttatttatatttttctaaAGGGCTTATTGGGAAACATTCATATTAACGTTAATCACAGTCATATATGAGTTTATATTCATTTCACCGTCTCAACATTATTTGCATGCCTAAATGTTTCACTGAGTTAAAAGGGCTTAGTAATAAAAGGAATGGAAAATAACATTGTTGAGCAAACAACATTAACTCCTATATCTATTTCAGGTGCTTCGAGGTCATTCCAATGCAGGAGTGCTCCCCTCCAGGTCACCCATAGAATTGCTGGTATGCTACTGTTCAATCACTGTTTCTGAAGAGTCTCATAGCAGAAACATGATTAAACGATAAAAGAATGAGAAAAGATGGAACAGGCTTATTTATAGGGGCAGTGTGGGCTGAGCATTATCTGAGAGGAAACAAAAGGAGAAAATGGTTTCTGATCCGGGTCAAAGGCCTCCATGTCCCTTTAGGGTGACTAGTTGGCCTGTGGGATTGGTAATCTGCCTGGCTGAATTCCCATCAGGTAACAAGGCTGAAATGCTGGTAGGCTGGACTGTCGGGGTTGGAGGGGTGGAACGGTGGTGTTGGGGAGATGGTGTCGGGGAGGTGGTGTTGGGAAGGTGGTGTTGGGAAGGCGGCTTTGTCGAGGGTTCATGTCGTCCACAGTGCAGTATTCCGCTGTTCTCACTCTGATGGAGAGCTGCCATTTATCTGGACTAGAATACGAAACAAAAGATATAATCTACAATAAGAAATTATGTTGCATGGGGGAATCACATACACAACCATATTTCCGGTTGCCAAAATAAAATATCAACTACAGCCTCATTTTTCTAAGAAAAGCAATTAAACAGAATTGAAAGCAGGAATGATCCTTTACAAGATCTGAATGTCTGACATCCCTGGACGAGGAATATTCAAAATAAATATTTAGTTTTATGTTCAGAAATATATATTTAgctttaaaaaacaaacaaatagtaaCTTATCAGCTGAAAACATTGAAGATTCAGGTGTTTTAGGCAACATCAACCCTGTGGTTTATTTCATGCTGTACTCTCCTAGTTAATGGTAATTGCATCCCAATAGATAACAGTAACTGTACTGTAATTTTGAAAAGGGATGTAAGTGCCCTTGTTTGAGGCACATTCACTGAACTTCCACGTATAACCTCTTATGTAACTTCACAGAACGGCGGACAGTCATGCGGCCTCTTAGTGCTAAGGAGTGGGAAAACTGGGAGAAGGCAGATcatgacagacagggagagggagggggctctCTGGGCCGTCGATAGGGGACGCTTTAAGACCAACCTTTTCCGCCTCATTTGTTCTGATTGCGAATTCGTAGGCACCTCCTCTTTAGCGGTGGCTCCAGCTCTGGACTCCCGGCAGCCAGCGGTGCACTGATGCCACAGGACAAGATGGCCGTCTTGTCGGAGCAGGGCTTTGGCACAGGCTGGATGACTTCAGAGCCAGCCTTGGGCACCAGGGGCAGTGCATAGGCGTGTTCCTCGTCCTCGAGACTGCCGTCGGGATCCGGTTTGCCTTCCCCAGTGCCCCCCGCCTCCTCACATGAGACCCGCTTACCTGTGTCCCACTCTGCTACTGAGCAGCTGTTCTCCTTCAGCGCCTCCCGCTCCAGCTCCATGTTGACTGgtccgccctctcctcctctgcggtCCAGGCACTGCTCCGAGGTAGGTGTGAGGAGAGTGCTCCGGACGGTGCCGTTGACTAGGACATTACAGGAGGTTGCGGCGCTGAGATCGGTCCGTGTGGCGTTGCTGGGTGGAGGGAGCTGGTAGGGGTATGGCTCTGGCTGGAGCAAAGAGGGCtctgtgctgcagagagacaTGTTGCCactaggaggagaggctgagtcTAGCGGGCCACCAGCAGCCTTCCTtgcctcctcctcgtccacaAAATCCTCGGGCAGGctgctgtccctccccagcccagggGCATGCAGGGGTGCTGGCCTGGTGGGAGAAGGGCTCAAATCCTGTTCTGGTTCCACTTTCACCTGGACGCTGGGCGTTACCCTCTGGATGACCTGCTGCCCCCGTGAGCGCCGGCCTAGAGTCAGGTCAATCACACCCTCCGTCAGAGAGGGGGCGCTGGAGAGGCCTGAGTTAGGGCTGCTCCCCGAACTCTCCTCGGCCTTCACAGTCAAGTCCACAAGGGAAGTCCTACTCCTCTCCGAACCAAAATGGCCGGGGGTATAGCTGGAGAATTCAGGTGAAAGCGGCCCTCCGGAGCTGGACGAcccccccttcctgtctccatcccctccagacGAACTAGGGGAAAAGGTTTGTGTTTCCGGGGGCTCAGTAGATTCCTCCGAGGCGCTGGGAATGGGGTCATTGCTGTGTGGGTGGTCCCTGGAGGTCTTGGGGTTATATGGAATAGGCACCGGGATGGGGATTGGGACAGGTAAGGGGACAATGACAGGGTAAGGGACTAACAGAGTGGGTGGGGGCACCAAGGGGGCGAGGGATGGCATGCCAAAGTTCATCATTGGGGGCATAGGGATGTGCCCGTTCATCATGTTGATGGGGGGGAATGGGGGGTAGCCAGGCATGTGGAGACCTGGGTGAGGGGGCATCCCCGCCATGTTGGCattggaggaggggtgaagatGTGGAGAGAGTAAGGGGCGGTGCATAGAGCTGGATGGAGGGCCAAGGGTCCTGGGTGGCATTGGCTGAGGGGGCCCAATGCCAGGGATCATGGGGTTGGACAGGGGACTGTTTGGGCCTGTGGTGTGGGGCGGGCGAAGGAAAGGTGGGCGCATGTGCTGCATCATCTGGTGCTCCATGAACAACGGCAGCGGTACCGGCCCCCGGGGAGTCATCACCATGGGGGGGCTGCCTGGGGGTACACCCATGGCGGGGTGCAGGGTGGGGACCGGTGGTGGGGGCAAAGTGGGGCTCTCGTGGGGTCGAGGTGTCGGGTTTTTGGCCGAGGAGGGGGAACAGACTGCGCCACTTTCAGAGGGTGAGGCGGcgctggagctggagggggccAGCATGGACGAGGTGCCCCCCCCAGGAGATGGGGCCTTATGCCGCAGGTCCGTCAAGGGGGTGCCCCAGGATTCCGGTGTGAGGAGCTGCACTCCAGTGCCACCCTCTATCTTGCTCTCCCCCAGACCGTGCCCGGGGTTACACAAACCCCCTGGGAGTGCTGCTTGGGTCTCCTTGTAAAATATGTCCATCTTGTACTGGTTCAGGCATTTGGCACTGCAAAACTGCAGTCTTCGCTCACCAGCACCAAAGTCCAGGTATTCCTTAGTGTGGCGGATGTGCTTGCACCagtcacacacctggaacacaaaacacacacaacacaacacatcagCTAATCTTATATGCTACCCAGAATGCACCAACCTTAAACATTATTTTTTCACACAGTGTCAACTTGATAAGTTCTTAGTACAGTAGGTCCTTCTAAAGACACTATCGTAGGTAGTCtatctgtgtaaaaaaaaaaaaatgtttgcatGTGTCCATGAGTGCATGTGAAGACAAATTGAATCATTGCATCATAGTTGCAGTATGTAAACTTCATGAAAAGTAGTCATTGAAACAAAACGAGGCACTTCAAGTGACTTTGAAACTAAAAGAATACCTGTATTGCAgctttcaaatgtttttttccgtTCAAACAAAGAATTTCCATTTACACTTCCCACCTCCGTATGCAGAGTTAGTCATTGATTGAAATGTGATGTCGGACCAGGCAGATTAAATAGATGAAGCCACAAGTAAGAGGTTTTCCCTGTAAGATAGTACTATGCATGGCAGCTGCTGTAGTTGTTCTGAGTGTGAACTGGGCAGGCTAGTACACTGTCCAACACTAGGGGGTGAAACCTCCTATGcaacatgttgtgtaagctaatgaggccctctgagagttgtttagcaacacagacagctacgtgccagtggaatgtaaatgtctaatttTGGAGCGGCCTGCCATAttccagccaattatgttccaacagtcctgttccagccaatcgccTTTGGTGAGGCAGGACTTCCTACTTGGCTTATTTTGTGACACCACTGTCAATCTAACTCAAAAGTGCCAAAATGTAGATGAGAATTGAGGGCGCTGTGTCTCATACTTTAATTAATTTGATACTTTTATCTATTGCAGCTTTAATCTTAAGATTTACCACTGTTAATCTTAGGATTGATTTCTTTATATAGTGCTTAACAGTACCATGTGATCAGGTTTGAAAGACTTCTCAAAGTGCATCAACCGACAAATAATAGGAAATTCACTAAAAGTCCCTTGTTCTTCATCAGAATTTCTCCCTTCAAGTCATaatctgatgaagaaagtgtttgtttaACAAAATGCATATGGATTTAACCAGTAGAGTAGCCACAAGGGGTACATGTCCGGCCCTCCAGATTTCTGAGAAAATTGttgaagtatatatatatatattattttttttacatagaaattctggctacgcccctggatTGAACAGTTTTAGATACTGtagacacagaggcacacagtcCCCACTGGGAAATGACTCCGTCTGGGAAGCTCCTGATACTGCGGACTGTTTTCCAAAATCAAAGTCTGCAGTAAACTGCATATCATTAGTTGGACCTCCAAAATGCCTAGTCACTAAAACTCATTAAAATGACTTTTAGTTCAAAAATTGAGCACCGACGACGATAAATGTATCTCTAGTGCATAGATAGCGATAGGTGAGTCCTTAACATGGACCGATACTCATCAGGCCACACACAGCTCACTCTGTCAGCCCAAGGGGGAGGTGGAAGAAACTCACTGGAGATAATTAAGGCATTAATCAGTTGTCAGAATCCTCAACGACATCCATCTATCAAACAGACCCTTAGTCCCACAAGCAGAATGCTAATAAGGTGCTAGAGAAGAACTAGGTTTGGATTACAGACATAGTCGTCTCGCACACTGACACCTACACATCTGTAGATATGGTAGAGATTCTTCAAAAAGTATATTTAAAAGTCCCCTTGCCCCTTACAAATACCCTATTGACTTTACAAAGCTCAACTTTGATTCTTAGAGAAACAATTCGGACTTCTTAAGAACAAAAACACAGTTCCCAGACCGATGACTATTTTGAAAGTGTATTACATTTGAAAAATTGAAACAACAGgcattttcaaaatgtgaaaAACTGTTACTTCAAAATCCACAAATTGCCAAGGGTTTCATAATGCATCAAGACCAACACTACTGGTGGAATTGACACGCAACATTGTTTTGGGAGGGAAAGTGCCCATGCAGCAGCTTGGTGTGCTGTGATGGTGGCTATTCAGGTGAGAGATCCATACTGCAGTCACCATCCCCTGTCCCCATCAGCCATCATCTCTTTTTAACTGCCTGCTTAATCTTGTGAAATTCAATGAGCCATGGCTGAATAGGAATCAAAAGGTGTTCTGTGAGTTGAGCTTGATGATGGCAGACCCAGGatattttaaataataaatgtgTAAAAAAATTCTTGAACTCAAAAAGACAGATGGGGAGCACTTAACGACTTTCTGCACTGCGAGTGAAATTTCACTGTGCATTACCCTAATGgagttgtttttttctctttctctctccctctccctctctctctttcacttgcaCACAGATGTTTGCGGTTGAATGTAATTATGGTCATTTATTTCAACCATGGCCACCAAACCAACGGTTGCTCTGGTGCGGTTTATCTATTCACTTTGCCGCAATTAGCTTGCTTCCTAGCAAGCGCAAAGAATATCTATGGTCCTTTTCTGCTCTGTTCCCCGATCTTCTTCTGACCCTTAAACATGACCGATAACATCTTCCTGTATACTCCATCTGGGCTTGACTCATACTTACAGGAACATTTTAAGTTTACACCTACATCAAATAATTATATATAAATGGATAGCTAACTGATTGAATGCCCATATTTTCAATAAATCTCAAGTGGTCAAATAGCAGTGAGTATATATCACTGGTCATTGATATATACTGCAGAAGTTTAATCTGATATCTCATTGGTCGGGCTTATGAGTTACGGTTGCTAATGTGGCCCCACTGCTATGACTATACAGATCACTACTGCGCGGAAAGTCACAACGGTCGAAAGCATGAGTTAAATGCATACTcaacacataaaaaaaaggttcaTTAGTCAACATCATTATAATACGttaacagaaaacacacacatgcacacgcacttacacacacacacacatacttccacATGACACTGTTAATAACTACAGCTATTACTGGAATCTGAGATTATGGGAGTCATTTTGGGGGGAATGTATGTTGGTAAATTCAGGTAGATTTTACTTTAAAGTTTAGATAATGTTAACAGCTAGTTAAGTTAATAATAAGCTAACAGTTTATTACTATTTCCAACAATTCTAATCTTGACAATATCATAGCCTGTGA
The Osmerus mordax isolate fOsmMor3 chromosome 9, fOsmMor3.pri, whole genome shotgun sequence genome window above contains:
- the sobpa gene encoding sine oculis-binding protein homolog A, with the protein product MAEMEKEGRPPENKRSRKPAHPVKREINEEMKVGTKRAHPWAAKAGDLHGNPPYSMSFAENTMNELLGWYGYDKVELRDSDSLDMRSYPDGEPPQHISVLKENSLPKVPASMESNHTSPNQANSSHSTPTSRNGGTEPSTTPSTSGASVKDHGNMPIIVPIIPPPLIKPPADEDMSNIQIMCAWCQKVGVKRYSLSMGSELKNFCSEKCFAACRRAYFKRNKARDEDGLGEKLPQHSYAKDTPRLVFKTNSDVLVCDWCKHIRHTKEYLDFGAGERRLQFCSAKCLNQYKMDIFYKETQAALPGGLCNPGHGLGESKIEGGTGVQLLTPESWGTPLTDLRHKAPSPGGGTSSMLAPSSSSAASPSESGAVCSPSSAKNPTPRPHESPTLPPPPVPTLHPAMGVPPGSPPMVMTPRGPVPLPLFMEHQMMQHMRPPFLRPPHTTGPNSPLSNPMIPGIGPPQPMPPRTLGPPSSSMHRPLLSPHLHPSSNANMAGMPPHPGLHMPGYPPFPPINMMNGHIPMPPMMNFGMPSLAPLVPPPTLLVPYPVIVPLPVPIPIPVPIPYNPKTSRDHPHSNDPIPSASEESTEPPETQTFSPSSSGGDGDRKGGSSSSGGPLSPEFSSYTPGHFGSERSRTSLVDLTVKAEESSGSSPNSGLSSAPSLTEGVIDLTLGRRSRGQQVIQRVTPSVQVKVEPEQDLSPSPTRPAPLHAPGLGRDSSLPEDFVDEEEARKAAGGPLDSASPPSGNMSLCSTEPSLLQPEPYPYQLPPPSNATRTDLSAATSCNVLVNGTVRSTLLTPTSEQCLDRRGGEGGPVNMELEREALKENSCSVAEWDTGKRVSCEEAGGTGEGKPDPDGSLEDEEHAYALPLVPKAGSEVIQPVPKPCSDKTAILSCGISAPLAAGSPELEPPLKRRCLRIRNQNK